A segment of the Trifolium pratense cultivar HEN17-A07 linkage group LG7, ARS_RC_1.1, whole genome shotgun sequence genome:
tttttcattttttgttgctACGAGTTGGAGATTATTGAATTTGTCGTCTAGATCAATGAATGCAGTTTTTCAAAGATCGAGTTTTCCTATCCAAAAAAGtttagcggcgcagcttgttgtccgtctaccttttgttcatatataattattataatatgtatatataaataatgtcaACTTGAGAAACATCGTTTTCATTTTAAACCTTATTAATTGGAAATTTGTTTTATGTGAAGGTTTCTTGAGTTGGCTGGAAATGCAGCTCGTGATAACAAGAAGAAAAGGATTAGTCCAAGACATATTTGGGTGGGTTTGTACATCGATAAAGAATTTGAGGAATTGCTTGCTGGTGTTACCATTCCTCATGGTGGTTTTCTTAGAAACAGTAACATTCCATATTTCAGTAAAATACCATCACTAACAGAAAACACAATTTGTAGTAGTTCTCAACAAGTTTTGTTAAGAAATTAAGTTTTTCTTATagtgtactccctccgtcccaaaatgaaTGAgtcattttgaatatatgcactattcatacatattgttttgaccatatttttctactaataaataaaaataaatattaacatataagatgttgttaggttcgtctcgatgagtattttcaaaatatcaattttttataatttttactattatacaattaaagatagtcgccaaaattatgcattgacatgcgtTTCTCGGCCAACTGACTCACTCATTTCGAGACTATATCATTCAAATAATTTGAGAACCAAATGATTGTATTAAGTGGTTAATAATATGCCTCACCTAATATTTTGTGAAAGTTCACTTTATGACTGTCTGTAAGGAgaataaaaaaactttaattaatagtttcatatttaatgaaaaattggttGGACAATACTATTTGACAGACGAAACCCCATGATTTTCTTCTTATCTTAAAGTAGTTTTTCTTTCGGGTTTGACCAAGATTCTTTC
Coding sequences within it:
- the LOC123896656 gene encoding probable histone H2A.1, giving the protein MDTSPKLKKGGSRKKAVLRSTRAGLRFPVGRICRYLKKGRYAQRIGTDAPVYLAAVLEYLAAELAGNAARDNKKKRISPRHIWVGLYIDKEFEELLAGVTIPHGGFLRNSNIPYFSKIPSLTENTICSSSQQVLLRN